In Hermetia illucens chromosome 1, iHerIll2.2.curated.20191125, whole genome shotgun sequence, one genomic interval encodes:
- the LOC119661763 gene encoding uncharacterized protein LOC119661763 has translation MRPHQIALHRKKVWKKMSSFDRCLYYVKPFLIHFGEVWMQPLPFPTLFKIVYSVFLLAVTCLPLIYPSFILILYWGIFQYLMERHTAVKLPKKVDLIGTVTEIFTTEPEGIYKLGVKFHFDRVIVLSSSFISAIDYIRIVMNVLN, from the exons ATGAGGCCACACCAGATTGCCTTACATAGGAAGAAGGTG TGGAAGAAGATGTCTTCATTCGACAGATGCCTCTACTATGTCAAGCCGTTTCTAATCCACTTTGGTGAAGTCTGGATGCAACCACTCCCATTTCCAACCCTCTTCAAAATTGTCTACTCCGTCTTCCTGCTGGCCGTCACCTGTTTGCCGCTGATCTATCCATCGTTTATTTTAATACTTTATTGGGGAATTTTTCAATATCTGATGGAAAG ACACACGGCAGTAAAGCTTCCAAAAAAGGTGGACCTAATTGGAACAGTGACCGAAATTTTCACCACTGAACCCGAGGGAATTTACAAGCTGGGCGTGAAATTCCATTTCGATCGAGTTATCGTTTTAAGCTCATCATTTATCTCAGCCATTGATTACATACGAATTGTAATGAATGTTTTAAATTAG